In Methylobacterium aquaticum, the following are encoded in one genomic region:
- a CDS encoding SDR family NAD(P)-dependent oxidoreductase, which translates to MTDPHRPLALVTGASSGIGYELARLFAADGHDVLITASGQNDGLERTADAVRATGVEAIVVKADLTEYDGVEALAQALAGTGRPLAAAALNAGVDVGGYFVGGTDLAAELKMIQLNVVSQVHLTKRLLPAMVERGAGRLLYTASISGTMPTPYEAVYGGTKAFLISFVEAVKEEVKDSGVSFTLLLPGEVDTPFWHRAGMDTTKLGLGEKAAPTKVAQEGYEAMKAGAG; encoded by the coding sequence ATGACCGACCCCCATCGCCCCCTGGCGCTCGTCACCGGCGCGTCCAGCGGCATCGGCTACGAGCTCGCCCGACTGTTCGCGGCCGACGGCCACGACGTCCTCATCACGGCGAGCGGGCAGAACGATGGTCTGGAGCGCACCGCCGATGCGGTCCGTGCGACCGGCGTCGAGGCCATCGTCGTGAAGGCCGACCTCACCGAGTACGACGGCGTCGAGGCCCTCGCCCAGGCCTTGGCCGGGACGGGTCGCCCCCTGGCGGCGGCGGCCCTGAACGCCGGCGTCGATGTCGGCGGCTACTTCGTCGGCGGAACCGACCTCGCGGCCGAGCTCAAGATGATCCAGCTCAACGTCGTCTCGCAGGTCCACCTGACCAAGCGGCTGCTGCCGGCGATGGTGGAGCGCGGCGCGGGCCGGCTGCTCTACACGGCCTCGATCTCCGGCACGATGCCGACCCCCTACGAGGCCGTCTACGGCGGCACGAAGGCCTTCCTGATCAGCTTCGTCGAGGCGGTGAAGGAGGAGGTGAAGGATAGTGGCGTCAGCTTCACGCTGCTGCTGCCGGGTGAGGTCGACACCCCGTTCTGGCACCGCGCCGGCATGGACACGACCAAGCTCGGCCTGGGCGAGAAGGCCGCCCCGACCAAGGTCGCCCAGGAGGGCTACGAGGCGATGAAGGCGGGAGCCGGCTGA
- a CDS encoding haloacid dehalogenase type II — MTGFDHLGFLGFDTFGTVVDWRSGVARSAAPFLDRHGIGVDPFAFADEWRALYQPAMEEVRSGRRPWVRLDVLNGENLRTVLARHGVAVDELPDRELADLNQAWERLDPWPDSVEGLTRLKRRFAIGPLSNGHLAGMMRLARFGGLPWDVIVGAEIARSYKPTPETYLRSAEAVGLPPERVGMVAAHNDDLKAARACGLRTVFVRRPHEHGPAQTTDLAPAERWDVVVDSLTEAANALGCP; from the coding sequence ATGACCGGTTTCGATCACCTGGGATTCCTCGGCTTCGACACCTTCGGAACGGTGGTCGATTGGCGCTCGGGCGTCGCCCGTTCGGCCGCGCCCTTCCTCGACCGCCATGGCATCGGCGTCGATCCGTTCGCCTTCGCCGACGAGTGGCGCGCCCTCTATCAGCCGGCGATGGAGGAGGTGCGCTCGGGCCGTCGCCCCTGGGTCCGCCTCGACGTCCTCAACGGTGAGAACCTGAGGACCGTGCTGGCGCGGCACGGGGTAGCGGTCGACGAACTCCCGGACAGGGAACTCGCCGATCTCAACCAGGCCTGGGAACGGCTCGACCCCTGGCCCGACAGCGTCGAGGGACTGACCCGCCTCAAACGTCGGTTCGCCATCGGCCCGCTCTCCAACGGCCACCTCGCCGGCATGATGCGGCTCGCCCGGTTCGGCGGGCTGCCCTGGGACGTCATCGTCGGGGCCGAGATCGCCCGATCCTACAAGCCGACGCCCGAGACCTACCTGCGCTCGGCCGAGGCGGTCGGCCTGCCGCCGGAACGCGTCGGCATGGTCGCCGCCCACAACGACGACCTCAAGGCCGCCCGGGCCTGCGGCCTGCGCACCGTGTTCGTCCGCCGACCGCACGAGCACGGCCCGGCCCAAACCACCGACCTCGCCCCCGCCGAACGCTGGGACGTCGTCGTCGACAGCCTCACCGAGGCCGCCAACGCGCTCGGCTGCCCCTGA
- a CDS encoding NAD-dependent epimerase/dehydratase family protein, producing the protein MAENSKRIAVTGGHGKVGTTLVPYLKDKGYEVFIIDRDAPTDPNELAMVADLTDFGQALDALSSAGEDTYAHAEPKAFDVVVHLASIPHPRMLPDSDEFRLNMMATYNVFEAARRLAIKDIVWAASEVGIGVPFDKTDAPYVPVDEDYPMRGYNVYALTKVLGEEMARQFCLNDPEMRITCLRLSNVMDPQEYAKFEGWQDDPTRRLWNMWTYIDNRDAAQAIECAIRYEARGKDAFLITNDETVMRTPTAELLDRHFPKAERRKAFTGNEVILSNEKAKRVLGFRPVHHWTDEV; encoded by the coding sequence ATGGCTGAAAACAGCAAGCGCATCGCCGTGACCGGAGGCCATGGCAAGGTCGGCACGACCCTCGTGCCGTACCTCAAGGACAAGGGCTACGAGGTCTTCATTATCGACCGCGACGCGCCCACCGATCCGAACGAGTTGGCGATGGTCGCCGACCTGACCGACTTCGGCCAGGCACTCGACGCCCTGTCGTCCGCCGGCGAGGACACCTACGCCCACGCCGAACCCAAGGCGTTCGACGTCGTCGTTCACCTCGCCAGCATCCCGCACCCGCGCATGCTGCCGGACAGCGACGAATTCCGGCTCAACATGATGGCGACCTACAACGTCTTCGAGGCGGCCCGCCGGCTCGCCATCAAGGACATCGTCTGGGCGGCCTCCGAGGTCGGCATCGGCGTGCCGTTCGACAAGACCGACGCTCCCTACGTCCCGGTGGACGAGGACTACCCAATGCGCGGCTACAACGTCTACGCGCTGACCAAGGTGCTGGGCGAGGAGATGGCGCGCCAGTTCTGCCTCAACGACCCGGAGATGCGCATCACCTGCCTGCGGCTGTCTAACGTCATGGATCCGCAGGAATACGCCAAGTTCGAGGGTTGGCAGGACGACCCGACCCGGCGCCTCTGGAACATGTGGACCTACATCGACAACCGCGACGCCGCCCAGGCCATCGAGTGCGCGATCCGGTACGAGGCCCGCGGCAAGGACGCGTTCCTGATCACCAACGACGAAACGGTGATGCGCACGCCGACGGCGGAGCTTCTCGACCGCCACTTCCCGAAGGCGGAGCGGCGCAAGGCGTTCACCGGCAACGAGGTCATCCTCTCGAACGAGAAGGCCAAGCGCGTCCTTGGCTTCAGGCCCGTCCACCATTGGACCGACGAGGTCTGA
- a CDS encoding LysR family transcriptional regulator — protein MAGLTRGDLGDLNLFRVIARVGGFRRAALELDVSPSALSHALRGLETRLGVRLFNRTNRAVTLTEAGADLLARLEAGFGAIEEGLEALNRYRGKPAGRLRLNVLTDAARLVLGPALSGFLAEYPEVKLEVVVQDDFVDIVGEGFDAGIRFGGRVPEEMIAVPIGGDIRWVMVASPGYLEGAPPLEHPSDLAAHHCIGLRMGTGAIYHWEVERGPEHQVVDVAWSVVLSETALALAMAETDGGIAYCQEGLVARQLAAGTLVEILPEWSSPGPGFHVYYSSRRQVPEALRALIAFLRDRSTSQATKTSTAT, from the coding sequence GTGGCGGGACTGACCCGGGGCGATCTGGGTGACCTCAACCTGTTCCGCGTGATCGCCCGGGTCGGCGGCTTTCGGCGCGCCGCCCTCGAACTCGACGTCTCGCCGTCGGCGCTGAGCCACGCCCTGCGCGGGTTGGAGACCAGGCTCGGCGTGCGGCTGTTCAACCGGACCAACCGCGCCGTCACCCTGACCGAGGCTGGCGCCGATCTGCTGGCGCGCCTGGAGGCCGGGTTCGGCGCCATCGAGGAAGGCCTGGAGGCCTTGAACCGCTACCGGGGAAAGCCGGCCGGCCGGCTCCGGCTCAACGTGCTGACCGATGCGGCCCGACTGGTGCTGGGCCCGGCCCTGTCGGGCTTCCTGGCCGAGTACCCCGAGGTGAAGCTGGAGGTCGTGGTCCAGGACGACTTCGTCGACATCGTCGGGGAGGGGTTCGACGCGGGCATCCGCTTCGGGGGGCGCGTCCCTGAGGAGATGATCGCGGTGCCCATCGGAGGCGACATCCGGTGGGTCATGGTGGCCTCGCCGGGCTACCTCGAAGGTGCCCCACCCCTCGAACACCCCTCCGACCTCGCCGCCCACCACTGCATCGGCCTCAGGATGGGCACGGGCGCGATCTACCACTGGGAGGTGGAGCGGGGCCCGGAGCATCAAGTCGTCGACGTAGCCTGGTCCGTCGTGCTGAGCGAGACGGCGCTCGCGCTGGCGATGGCCGAGACGGACGGCGGGATCGCCTACTGCCAGGAGGGCTTGGTCGCGCGGCAACTGGCGGCCGGGACCCTGGTGGAAATCCTGCCCGAATGGAGTTCGCCCGGCCCAGGCTTCCACGTCTATTACTCAAGCCGCAGGCAGGTCCCTGAAGCCCTCAGGGCGCTGATCGCGTTCCTGCGCGACCGCTCGACATCGCAGGCGACCAAAACAAGCACTGCAACTTGA
- a CDS encoding cytochrome b encodes MSDLPRFNLLARLLHWSMAAMILAMLLIGVAMVASLADYHVLVAVHRPLGLLILLLLFVRIANRWRHPPPPLPADLPAWQRRAAHASHVALYGLMLAMPLVGWAMLSAACYPVTLVGPFVLPPIMPHSPRAYAVLRELHGVLAYVLFGLVLAHLGAALLHALIRRDGVFASMAPWHRRRSAAGLQADL; translated from the coding sequence GTGAGCGACCTGCCGCGCTTCAACCTCCTCGCACGCCTGCTCCATTGGAGCATGGCGGCGATGATCCTGGCCATGCTGCTGATCGGCGTGGCGATGGTGGCTTCGCTGGCCGACTACCACGTGCTGGTCGCGGTGCATCGTCCGCTCGGCCTCCTGATCCTGCTCCTCCTGTTCGTGCGGATCGCGAACCGCTGGCGCCATCCGCCGCCGCCCCTTCCGGCGGACCTGCCCGCTTGGCAGCGGCGGGCCGCGCATGCCTCGCACGTCGCCCTCTACGGGCTCATGCTGGCCATGCCGCTCGTCGGCTGGGCGATGCTGTCGGCAGCATGCTATCCGGTGACCCTCGTCGGGCCGTTCGTGCTGCCGCCGATCATGCCCCACAGCCCGCGCGCCTACGCCGTGTTGCGCGAACTTCACGGCGTCCTGGCCTACGTGCTGTTCGGCCTCGTCCTGGCTCATCTCGGAGCGGCGCTGCTCCACGCCCTGATCCGCCGGGACGGTGTGTTCGCCAGCATGGCCCCCTGGCACCGCCGCCGCTCGGCGGCGGGGCTGCAGGCGGACCTGTGA
- a CDS encoding catalase family peroxidase, which produces MTLLHDLIGAPPGSTTRSLLLRLSAIGAVLAASAGTFAYAGGWLSPGALTPARIVDRFEQVNGPHPGFRRNHAKGLCVSGSFAANGTGARLSKASLFAAGRVTPVEGRVALAGGQPYAADAEAIVRSLALRFRLPDGEEWRTGMNNIPVFPVRTPEAFYDQLLAAKPDPATGKPDPERLKAFFAAHPESAKAAALIKARTITSGFADSTYWGLNAFRFVAADGRATPVRWAVVPERASAPETAAQAARTDRNFLFDDVAAQLRQGPLRWHLVATLGRPDDPVADATLPWPSNRESVDLGTLTLTGAAPEAEGNCRDVNFDPLVLPDGIAPSDDPLLSARSAAYARSFTRRAGEEKSPSAVAATPARGADL; this is translated from the coding sequence ATGACCCTGTTGCACGACCTGATCGGAGCGCCTCCCGGATCGACCACGCGCTCCCTGCTGCTGCGGCTCTCCGCCATCGGGGCTGTGCTGGCGGCAAGTGCGGGCACCTTCGCCTATGCGGGCGGCTGGCTGTCCCCGGGCGCGCTGACGCCTGCCCGCATCGTCGACCGCTTCGAGCAGGTGAACGGTCCGCATCCCGGCTTCCGGCGCAACCACGCCAAGGGCCTGTGCGTGTCGGGCAGCTTTGCCGCCAACGGCACTGGCGCCAGGCTCTCGAAGGCGAGCCTGTTCGCGGCCGGGCGGGTGACGCCCGTCGAGGGACGGGTCGCGCTGGCGGGCGGGCAACCCTACGCGGCGGATGCCGAGGCCATTGTGCGCAGCCTCGCCCTGCGCTTCCGGCTGCCGGACGGCGAGGAGTGGCGCACCGGCATGAACAACATCCCCGTCTTTCCCGTGCGCACGCCCGAGGCGTTCTACGACCAGCTGCTCGCCGCCAAGCCCGATCCGGCGACCGGCAAGCCCGACCCGGAGCGCCTGAAAGCCTTTTTCGCCGCGCATCCGGAAAGCGCGAAGGCCGCCGCCCTGATCAAGGCGCGCACGATCACCTCGGGCTTTGCCGACAGCACCTACTGGGGCCTGAACGCCTTCCGGTTCGTGGCTGCCGACGGTCGTGCGACGCCGGTGCGCTGGGCCGTCGTGCCGGAGCGAGCGTCTGCGCCGGAGACCGCCGCGCAGGCCGCGCGGACCGACAGGAACTTCCTGTTCGACGACGTCGCCGCGCAACTCCGCCAGGGGCCGCTGCGCTGGCACCTCGTCGCGACGCTCGGCCGGCCGGACGATCCGGTCGCGGACGCGACCCTTCCCTGGCCCTCGAATCGCGAGAGCGTTGATCTCGGCACCCTCACGCTCACGGGCGCCGCGCCCGAAGCAGAGGGCAATTGCCGGGACGTCAACTTCGACCCGCTCGTCTTGCCGGACGGCATCGCGCCCTCCGACGACCCGCTACTGAGCGCCCGCTCGGCCGCCTATGCCCGCTCCTTCACCCGCCGGGCCGGCGAGGAGAAAAGCCCGAGCGCCGTTGCGGCGACACCCGCCCGAGGAGCCGACCTGTGA
- a CDS encoding anti-sigma factor family protein, which translates to MTARPINEDDLQGLVDDRLDPARRVEVEAYLAGSPDARARVERLRILARDLRAAFAPILGEPVPARLNLAHIAVARRRPRLPIRQAAAAALFLTLGGLGGWALHGVFAPVPAGVDALAQEASASFAVYAPDRTRPVELAAGDGDEIARWFSARLARPVSVPDLSAAGYRLMGGRLVATPHGPAGLLMYDDSRGTRLVMLMRPMVEPGDAPMREHQSGSATGYAWARDGLGYSLVGPADLAGLHPLANEIRRTTATNS; encoded by the coding sequence GTGACCGCGCGCCCAATCAACGAGGACGATCTCCAGGGCCTCGTCGACGACCGGCTCGACCCCGCCCGCCGGGTCGAGGTCGAGGCCTATCTCGCCGGCAGCCCCGATGCGCGCGCGCGCGTCGAGCGCCTGCGGATCCTCGCCCGAGACCTGCGCGCCGCCTTCGCGCCCATACTGGGCGAGCCGGTCCCGGCCCGGCTCAACCTCGCGCACATCGCCGTGGCACGGCGGCGCCCGCGGCTTCCGATCCGGCAAGCCGCGGCCGCAGCGTTGTTCCTGACCCTCGGCGGTCTCGGCGGCTGGGCTCTGCACGGCGTGTTCGCGCCGGTCCCGGCCGGCGTCGATGCCCTGGCGCAGGAGGCGAGCGCCAGCTTCGCGGTCTACGCGCCGGACCGGACCAGGCCGGTCGAACTCGCGGCTGGCGACGGCGACGAGATCGCCCGCTGGTTCTCCGCCCGGCTCGCACGCCCGGTCAGCGTGCCGGATCTGAGCGCGGCCGGCTATCGCCTGATGGGTGGGCGCCTCGTCGCGACGCCCCACGGGCCTGCGGGCCTGCTGATGTACGACGATTCCCGTGGCACGCGCCTCGTCATGCTGATGCGCCCAATGGTCGAGCCGGGCGATGCGCCGATGCGCGAGCACCAATCCGGTTCGGCCACCGGCTACGCCTGGGCCAGGGACGGGCTCGGCTACAGCCTCGTGGGACCGGCCGACCTGGCCGGCCTGCATCCCCTCGCCAACGAGATCCGCCGCACGACCGCGACGAACAGCTGA
- a CDS encoding sigma-70 family RNA polymerase sigma factor: MSDMMRLVEPLIPSLRRYARALLRDPVDADDLVQDCLERAVSRWHQRRSDGDARTWLYAILHNLAVSQMRRRAQRGAHVTVEDAPEASLSVTPSQDEALRHRDLMAALDALPEEQRSVLLLVTVEGLSYAEAARVLVIPTGTVMSRLSRARDQMVQLMDGADAVERPPLKRPLLRRVK, encoded by the coding sequence GTGAGCGACATGATGCGGCTCGTCGAGCCACTGATCCCTTCCCTACGCCGCTACGCCCGGGCGCTCCTGCGCGACCCCGTCGACGCGGACGACCTCGTCCAGGACTGCCTGGAGCGGGCGGTGAGCCGCTGGCACCAGCGTCGGTCCGACGGTGACGCCCGCACCTGGCTCTACGCGATCCTGCACAACCTTGCGGTCAGTCAGATGCGCCGGCGCGCCCAGCGCGGTGCGCATGTGACCGTCGAGGACGCGCCGGAGGCGAGCCTGTCGGTCACCCCGAGCCAGGACGAGGCCTTGCGCCACCGCGACCTGATGGCGGCGCTCGACGCCCTGCCCGAGGAGCAGCGCAGCGTGCTGCTGCTCGTCACCGTGGAGGGGCTGTCCTACGCCGAGGCCGCGCGGGTGCTCGTCATCCCGACCGGCACCGTGATGTCGCGCCTGTCGCGCGCCCGCGACCAGATGGTCCAGCTCATGGACGGCGCCGATGCCGTCGAACGTCCCCCGCTCAAGCGCCCGCTGCTCAGGAGGGTGAAGTGA
- a CDS encoding adenylate/guanylate cyclase domain-containing protein: MPLLLGLAAATAPEPVTLGLAGLALAWLSLRVRHLHRAGEEAARQRSNLARLTAPEIARLVADSDPAAPHTGWEQEATVLFADIRGFTCLCEGLAPAGVAAFLAEFRVRAARAVEAAGGFVDKFVGDEVMAVFGVAEPASGDADRAVAAAHALAAAMQDWSRERDRAGLPPVRIGIGLHRGPVFVGAIGVRRVEFTAVGDTVNVARRIEQMTRTLACDCLVSEAVMRAAACGEARVAAIQPVRGARTVRRLFALRLEPGRTEALPIEAE, encoded by the coding sequence ATGCCGCTGCTCCTCGGCCTCGCGGCCGCGACCGCGCCTGAGCCCGTCACCCTCGGCCTCGCCGGGCTCGCCCTGGCCTGGCTCTCGCTGCGGGTCCGGCACCTGCACCGTGCCGGGGAGGAGGCGGCCCGCCAGCGCAGCAACCTCGCGCGCCTGACCGCACCGGAGATCGCCCGGCTGGTTGCCGACTCCGATCCCGCTGCCCCGCACACCGGGTGGGAGCAGGAGGCGACGGTGCTCTTCGCGGATATCCGCGGCTTCACCTGCCTCTGCGAGGGCCTGGCCCCCGCCGGCGTCGCCGCGTTCCTCGCCGAGTTCCGGGTCCGCGCCGCGCGGGCCGTCGAGGCGGCGGGCGGCTTCGTCGACAAGTTCGTCGGCGACGAGGTGATGGCGGTGTTCGGGGTGGCGGAGCCTGCATCCGGGGATGCCGACCGCGCCGTCGCGGCGGCGCATGCCCTCGCGGCGGCGATGCAGGACTGGAGCCGCGAGCGCGATCGGGCCGGCCTGCCGCCGGTCCGGATCGGGATCGGCCTGCACCGCGGCCCGGTCTTCGTCGGCGCCATCGGGGTGCGGCGCGTCGAGTTCACCGCGGTGGGCGACACCGTCAACGTGGCCCGCCGTATCGAGCAGATGACCCGCACGCTCGCCTGCGACTGCCTCGTGTCGGAGGCGGTGATGCGGGCCGCCGCGTGCGGGGAGGCGCGGGTCGCGGCGATTCAGCCGGTGCGGGGTGCCCGGACCGTCCGGCGCCTGTTTGCCCTCCGGCTGGAGCCCGGGCGGACAGAGGCGCTTCCGATCGAAGCGGAGTGA
- a CDS encoding glycosyltransferase, whose translation MKVLLCSTPATGHLNPLLAIARMLAEDGHEVMVLSGSAFRNRIVAAGARFTALPGSADFDGRDLRGVVPELARIPPGPDWLRVAIEKIFIDRIPDQHRGLREKLRAFPASVVIADDMFFGVLPSLLGPRAERPAIVLCGTSILHCTRPDGAPAFLGLPPAASSEQEAVYARMAEAYDAAVDRPVGLRLAAVLAEFGFRSPPWPPFDAVVRLADTYLQLTAPGFEYPFAYPSTVRFVGALPIVPGQAPLPPWAGDLDGSRKVVLVTQGTVANHDFGLLVGPALAGLAGEPDILTVVTGGGRGLDAIRDAVAGAVPANARLASYLPFEWLLPRIDAMVTNGGYGSVNQALSVGIPLVGAGLTEDKAEVNARIAWSGAGIDLATNTPTPEAIRRAVRTVLDEPGHRRRARRLAAELAGYDAKAEILQVLTRYGGSRSRSAA comes from the coding sequence ATGAAGGTCCTCCTCTGCTCGACGCCCGCCACGGGCCATCTCAACCCCCTGCTCGCCATCGCCCGCATGCTGGCCGAGGACGGCCACGAGGTCATGGTCCTGTCCGGCTCGGCCTTTCGCAACCGCATCGTGGCAGCGGGCGCCCGCTTCACGGCCCTGCCGGGCAGCGCGGATTTCGACGGCCGCGACCTCCGGGGCGTGGTGCCCGAGTTGGCCCGGATTCCGCCCGGCCCGGACTGGCTGCGCGTCGCCATCGAAAAGATCTTCATCGACCGGATCCCCGACCAGCACCGGGGTCTGCGGGAAAAGCTGCGGGCCTTTCCGGCATCCGTGGTGATCGCCGACGACATGTTCTTCGGTGTCCTGCCGTCCCTGCTCGGGCCGCGGGCGGAGCGGCCCGCCATCGTCCTGTGCGGCACCTCGATCCTCCACTGCACCCGCCCCGACGGGGCGCCGGCCTTCCTGGGCTTGCCGCCGGCGGCATCGTCGGAGCAGGAGGCGGTCTACGCGCGGATGGCCGAGGCCTACGACGCGGCGGTCGACCGGCCAGTCGGGCTGAGGCTCGCCGCCGTACTGGCCGAGTTCGGCTTCAGGTCCCCGCCCTGGCCGCCCTTCGACGCGGTGGTGCGGCTCGCCGACACCTACCTGCAGCTCACCGCCCCGGGCTTCGAGTACCCTTTCGCCTATCCCTCGACCGTCCGCTTCGTCGGGGCCCTGCCGATCGTCCCCGGACAGGCGCCGCTCCCGCCCTGGGCGGGCGACCTCGACGGCAGCCGGAAGGTCGTGCTCGTCACGCAGGGAACGGTCGCGAACCACGATTTCGGGCTGCTCGTCGGCCCGGCCCTCGCAGGCCTCGCCGGTGAGCCCGACATCCTGACCGTCGTGACCGGGGGAGGGCGGGGGCTCGACGCGATCCGCGACGCGGTTGCGGGTGCGGTCCCGGCCAATGCGCGGCTCGCGTCCTACCTGCCCTTCGAGTGGCTGCTGCCCCGGATCGACGCCATGGTGACTAATGGCGGCTACGGCAGCGTCAACCAGGCCCTGAGCGTCGGGATCCCGCTCGTCGGCGCCGGCCTCACCGAGGACAAGGCCGAAGTGAACGCCCGCATCGCGTGGTCGGGAGCAGGGATCGACCTCGCCACGAATACTCCGACCCCGGAGGCGATCCGGCGGGCGGTGCGGACCGTGCTCGACGAGCCCGGCCATCGCCGGAGGGCGCGGCGCCTCGCCGCCGAACTGGCGGGGTACGATGCGAAGGCCGAGATCCTGCAAGTTCTGACCCGGTACGGCGGCAGCCGCAGCCGCAGCGCCGCCTGA
- a CDS encoding cytochrome P450, which translates to MDGPEDPILHPGPIRPAEDIPTLTVAELEADPHGVFRAWRPRLPFVGHEIAGALVLRAADVDRLMRDPRLQATETLYPETRGIREGALFDLFAHGMLTANGPAHRRRRSPFTRTFAARMIEGVRPRIRAAAETLVREWMPEGEIDLVARYTALIPARTIADILGLPREDIPRFTQLAYEVSRVLSFTFGPEDIPDLEAAAVALQDYVDALLEARRSAPRDDLLSRFLAEAEAAGELTPQEVVVQIVQMIVGGTDTTRVAGAMQVALLLRHPEQWAAVARDPDLIPAAVAESLRYEPSVGSAARAARDDIPLEGHVVPAGSLVLLSTMSASRDEAVYARPDTFDIRRTDLPRLHPVFGGGAHRCIGEALARVELEEALGALMRLAPGLRLAGAMPVLRGHSGIRRIDALRVAA; encoded by the coding sequence ATGGATGGACCCGAAGACCCGATTCTGCACCCCGGCCCGATCCGGCCTGCGGAGGACATTCCGACGCTGACGGTGGCGGAGCTGGAGGCCGATCCGCACGGGGTGTTCCGTGCCTGGCGGCCCCGGCTGCCCTTCGTCGGCCACGAGATCGCGGGCGCCCTCGTCCTGCGCGCCGCCGATGTCGACCGGCTGATGCGCGACCCCCGCCTCCAGGCGACGGAGACGCTGTACCCGGAAACGCGCGGGATCCGCGAGGGCGCGCTGTTCGATCTATTCGCGCACGGCATGCTCACCGCCAACGGGCCGGCCCATCGCCGGCGCCGCTCGCCCTTCACCCGCACCTTCGCGGCGCGGATGATCGAGGGCGTGAGGCCGCGGATCCGCGCCGCGGCGGAGACCCTCGTCCGGGAGTGGATGCCGGAGGGCGAGATCGACCTCGTCGCGCGCTACACCGCCCTGATCCCGGCCCGAACCATCGCCGACATCCTCGGCCTGCCGCGCGAGGATATCCCGCGCTTCACGCAGCTCGCCTACGAGGTCTCCCGGGTGCTGAGCTTCACCTTCGGGCCGGAGGACATCCCGGATCTCGAGGCGGCGGCGGTCGCGCTCCAGGACTACGTGGACGCGCTCCTCGAGGCGCGGCGTTCCGCGCCGCGGGACGACCTCTTGTCGCGCTTCCTCGCGGAGGCCGAGGCGGCGGGCGAGCTCACGCCGCAGGAGGTGGTCGTCCAGATCGTGCAGATGATCGTCGGCGGCACCGACACGACCCGGGTCGCCGGGGCGATGCAGGTGGCCTTGCTGCTGCGCCACCCGGAGCAATGGGCGGCGGTCGCCCGCGACCCCGATCTGATTCCGGCCGCAGTGGCGGAATCCCTGCGCTACGAGCCGAGCGTCGGTTCCGCCGCGCGGGCCGCCCGGGACGACATCCCTCTCGAGGGGCACGTCGTGCCGGCGGGAAGCCTGGTTCTGCTCTCGACGATGTCGGCCTCCCGCGACGAGGCGGTCTACGCCCGGCCCGACACGTTCGACATCCGGCGCACCGACCTGCCACGCCTGCATCCGGTTTTCGGCGGCGGCGCGCACCGGTGCATCGGCGAGGCCCTGGCGCGGGTCGAGCTGGAGGAGGCCTTAGGCGCCCTGATGCGCCTCGCTCCGGGCTTACGCTTGGCAGGCGCGATGCCGGTGCTCCGGGGCCATAGCGGCATCCGCCGCATCGATGCGCTGCGGGTCGCCGCCTAG
- a CDS encoding response regulator, producing MIEPSLDRGQGRSARPGPTRILLVEDDAGMRRIVSEHFADHDVDVTPAANRAEAERRLSEGGFDLVVLDLRLGSENGLDLLRDLRARSDLPVIITTGHRRDEIDRVIGLELGADDYLVKPYGLRELLARVRVVLRRAEVAPAAARGQESGKDAPQGSHRSRFDGWVLDRRRRRLTNPTGADVALSKGEYALLVAFLDAPQRPLSREHLLQATRVHEDVFDRSIDVQILRLRRKLEVDPSAPRLIVTERGVGYLFATTVEKL from the coding sequence ATGATCGAACCCAGTCTGGACCGGGGCCAGGGTCGGAGCGCGCGACCGGGCCCGACGCGGATCCTCCTCGTCGAGGACGATGCGGGGATGCGGCGCATCGTCTCGGAGCACTTCGCCGACCACGACGTCGACGTCACCCCGGCGGCCAACCGGGCGGAGGCGGAGAGGCGGCTTTCGGAAGGCGGCTTCGACCTCGTGGTGCTCGACCTGCGTCTCGGCTCAGAGAACGGGCTCGACCTGCTGCGTGACCTGCGCGCCAGGAGCGACCTGCCGGTGATCATCACCACCGGCCACCGCCGCGACGAGATCGACCGGGTGATCGGCCTCGAGCTCGGCGCGGACGATTACCTCGTCAAGCCGTACGGCCTGCGCGAGCTGCTCGCGCGGGTGCGGGTCGTCCTGCGGCGGGCCGAGGTCGCGCCCGCCGCGGCGCGGGGGCAGGAATCCGGCAAGGATGCCCCTCAGGGCTCGCACCGTAGCCGCTTCGACGGCTGGGTGCTCGATCGGCGCCGCCGGCGCCTCACCAACCCCACCGGGGCGGACGTCGCCCTCAGCAAGGGCGAGTACGCGCTGCTGGTGGCCTTTCTCGATGCTCCCCAGCGCCCCTTGAGCCGCGAGCATCTCCTGCAGGCCACGCGCGTCCACGAAGACGTGTTCGACCGCAGCATCGACGTCCAGATCCTGCGGCTGCGCCGGAAACTGGAGGTCGATCCAAGCGCGCCGCGCCTGATCGTCACCGAGCGCGGCGTCGGCTACCTTTTCGCCACCACCGTCGAGAAGCTCTAG